The segment GAGCAACGTGTGCAGCACTGAGAAGGTGAACATTCACGTGGAATGTAAGGACTATGTGAAAAAGGCAAAGGTAAAGATCAACCCCGTGCCGCAGAGCCGGCCGGCGCTGAGCCAGGCGCTCGCCGACGCGGCCAAGGAGAACACCTGCTACTGTGGGGCTGTGGcaaagaggcaggagagaaaaggaCTCGAGTCCCCCCATGGGCACAGTacagctcctgggctgccttTTAAAGAgactcaggagctgctgctcagccctccCCAGGAGAGCCCGGGGCTGGCCGTGGGGGAGAGCAGCCTTTCCGCCAGCGCCTCCGTCTCCGACTCCTCgcagaagaaagaagagcaCAATTATTCTCTTTTTGTAACAGACACTTTGGGTGAGCAGTCAGCCAAGGCAGagcctgaggaggaggaggaggatgaggatgataTTGAAGATGAGGACCACGATGAAGGATTTGGCAGTGAGCACGAGCTGTCTGAAAACGACGACGAGGAGGAGGATTACGAGGACGACAAGGACGACGACATCAGCGACACCTTCTCAGAACCAGGTACCAGCGAGGTTGGGTTCATGGTTTTTCATGGATTTGTCCTCTGAGTGGGAAGGAAAGCTTTTGAACTCCTGGTAGTTACAGATGAGCAGCACTGATCTTAAGTTGTGAACTCTACTCCCACATTTTCTAAGTGCTTTgcaaaatacaatttattcAAAGTATGCAAAGTCTCTGTTACCCTATTTCATGAAAAACTGTGGTCGtgcagcaataataataatagagaATACAGGAAGCCCAGCTGTAGCCTGAGGTTAAAGCAGCTGCCTGCAAGTGTGgccttctttttttatttttttagctcTCTGGTAGGATGTGCAGAGTTTTCTAGCACTTCTTGTAGCTGTGAATTTATCCAGAGTTGGATCTGTCAGGATGAAATCACATCCTGAGTGAAATCATTTCATAATTACTAAAATCCTACCTAAAGGTGGAGTTTTTCCACAGAATCCAAAGAATGATTGAAATTAATAGAATAATTTCTTGGTGGTTTTCAGCAGTAACTCTTAGTGGGGCTTCAGAAGATACTGAATTCCTCTCTCCTGCCTCTAGAAATGGAGTTCTAACAGCAGGAATAAGAACTAACCTTCACCTAGAAGGTAACAAAACAGTAACcttgtagaaaaataaaatctgcacaGGAAGCAGATTGTAACCAagtattaatttcatttcagaaagtATTACAATATTCACATCTTAAAGATGTCCTGTAGTAGAGTATAAGAATTAAAGTATTCAGACATTTGGCAATATGTAGCTTCAAGGGGGGTAAAGCAGctgtaatttttccttcttgagaACAGCAGCTTCCCTAAAGCTTGTCAGTGTTTGTCATAATGAACTCtcagatgaaattattttctaattcgGTTTCCTGTGTTGGCATTAAACTCATTAAACACTCTGCCCTTTATGCTACTTTCACATGCACACAACACATTTTTATGAACATTTTGAAGCCTCTTCCTCCCTTCTGGAGTGAACTCCCTCTGCTCTttgttccagctctgcagcccatgggggaTGTGTTGCACTGGGATCCATGAAAAAGAGAGGTTGTGTTAAATGCTGGGGATGGAATTAATTAACTTCATTAACTATTTTACTGACCAGCAATCCACATTCTGCTGCATTAGCTGAGGATCTGAGCTTATCCAAGCTTGCCAAACCCTTCCATGAATGAAGCCTAAAACCAATTCACCTCAAATGTGGtgatattaaaaattttatcatatatttaatctattttaGAAACTAACATCTCCAGGTATTCTGTCACTCTTGTACTTAGTGTTGCTTTTTTACCTTTAAAGGTAAATACTATGGGTAAAGTATCTAAAAATAGGCAAAGCACAGGAAAGTTTAATCTTCCACAGCTCAGAAAGCAAAATCAGTTGGTATTTTGAGTGAGGATGTAATTTACTGAAAGGACAAAATTCTGCTAGTTATTGCTGGCCCTCTGATGAGTTTTTCTATGTAATTTGCTTTTGGTTATTCTTCACATAAGCTTTTAGAGTGAATGGAATGCTTTCTCCAAGTGTTATCTGAGGAAATATTTAGATATAGTGAAGGAGAAATAGCTAAAAATGTGACTGGCTCTCAGGCAAGTTTGGACAACAGTGTTTTTATTATCACCATGACACAGATTTAGCAATTTTGGTCCCCTGCAAAAGTAGTTTATTATGGGAATTACCAGCCCAGGCCTTTTCTAGCATTTAAACGTGGTGGTTTTGTTATTACTGAGTATATTTTTCCTGTCTCATTTAGCAGAAAGACTTTTAAATGACTGTTCCTGCCATCAAGTAGTCAGGAGATTCCAGAAATGGGAAATGCAGCAATTCATTCAGTTGTCAGTAGCACtggagaagaaaggaatgaaaaagtGCTCCTGGAGACACAGAGATTGTTCTAATCTCTGCATTAGATCAGTCTGAGCACCTGGACTatcagctggaggagaaaaatCCCTCTGGGAATGATTTGTGGTGAGGAGGTGAAGAGGAGGAGTTCTCTGGGTTTCTTTCATGGGCTATTTTTGGGTTTCACCTGGTGAGATGCAGAAGTCACGTGCACACTGTTCTCTGTTCTGCTTGGTTTAACCCTGGTGAATTTAAACCTGAAACCACAGGGAGGGATGTGAAGAATGACTTCTAGGAGAGGTTTGTGAAGGGCTCCAGAGTTAAATACAAGAACCCTTTCAGATTCCTTAGAggcctgccctgctgtgtgaTCTTTGCCAAGAGCAGGAATAAAtacagtgcagagcagctgaacaaGTTTGTGTGTTGGGTTAGGACACTGCACTGGCTCTTTTATGTAACTTTataaaggcagcagctcagtgctgggcttGCAAGGCAGGATGTATTAAGTAATTGAAGTTGCTAACTTAATTACAGTTTGAATAAGCAAACAGGAAGTTCTGATTTTAACCTTGTTGTACATTTGTACACTTCAGCTCTTACAGAGATTTGTTTTCATTGCTTGGATTAATTCTTTGTTATCATGAAGATGGGCTCaatttatatatttctgtataATGAGTTACATAGCTTTATTTTTAGGTGGAAGGTCAGTGGGCTTTTTGAGTGTATTTTGATACTTACACCAAACAGCATTTGAGTAAAATGGAGCTGCAGATACAAATATTTATGGTATTTGAAACTGTATTTAATGTAAATGGTCAATAATTTTGGCTATACAACACAAATGTTTTATAAAGCATGTTTCATTGTTTGGTTTGCCTTTAAAATCCTGCCTTTCCAATAAACCAGAGAATCCAAGCAAATGAGTTGATGAAATGATGAGAAACAGAACTTCAGGATGGATTTCATCCTTCTGCATACCTGACTTCTATTTGTGCTTTGGGTTATGGTGTGAGAGACCAAAGCAAGAAAGTTTGTTTATCCTCTTTCAGCTGGTTTTTCAAGTGCAAACAGGCTAATTGAATGGactgttttaaaaagaagaaagtgttCTTTGTGCTGGTGGAAGATGAAGCAGAGCTGAAGCATATGGGGTCAAGGCTTGCTAAGCCTGCACTCCATGCATGGTGGCTTTTCCTTCAGCTCCATCAGATTATGTGATGTTTACAAATGCTCCTTTTTTAAGTAAATGTAAACTATTGTTTAGCATTTTAGCACAAAAGGCCATGCAGTGGTTTGAGATTGTTATTTTAGCTTTAGTATAGCttatctttgttttctgaagtaTATCTGGGGTTTGAAAACCTGTGGTTTGTGTTTGCATAGTTAtggtaaaatatttctgtgatgtGGACAGTGGCATTACAATTTCCAGGTCCTTCATGAGCAGTTCATGGTATCAAGTGCATTATAATTCACCTCTAAAACATTGTACTGCTTTACTGAGGTTCATTTCTTCTCATCCCActaaagaggaagaagaggttGAGCAGTGGGTCCAGATCCCTTCAGCTTAGATGATCCTTTGGTCACTGTCCTGATCACAGAGCCCCTTCTCCAGCCTAGGAGGAATCAGGATTTATTCCCTGCAGGTCTTTGGActcaaggagcagcaggagttgGACTCCATCCTGTGGGACTCAGAGTGTTCTATAATTGAATAATCTTTTCTTTATTGTCTTTTGCTACTCTGTCTTTATTATCTACTTCTCTTTCCATGCTTTTGTCAAATGTGGAGGTGAGATAGGATTGTGTTCCTGCCAATTCATGGAGAAAACTGTCAGGATGGGAGAACATGGTCCAACATCTGtacttggcagtgctgggattgtGGGGCACTACAGCTTAGGGGGTCAGAGAACACAAAGGGATTTTACATGCATAAattatgtgggttttttcaaCTAATGAGGCCCCATCAGTGGCTCAGGGTCTATCCTGGATTTAAGGCAAGTACCCAGGAGCAGTTGGTGCTGGAAAGCAAGTCTGTTAGATAATGCAGAACAGATCTCTCTGTGGTTTTGCTCTTAACTTGAATCCTCAGTCTGCTGCTAAAGGGCTACAGACGATTCTGTCACCAGCATATAAACAACCCCCTGCATCCTTTTTAGGGTATGAGAACGATTCTGTGGAGGATTTAAAAGAGATGACTGCAATATCCTCTCGGAAAAGAGGCAAGAGGAGATATTTCTGGGAGTACAGCGAGCAGCTGACGCCGTCCCAGCAGGAGAGGATGCTGCGGCCGTCCGAGTGGAGCCGGGACACCCTGCCCAGCAACATGTACCAGAAAAACGGGCTCCACCATGGTAAGAAATCCTCATCCAGCTCACAAATGACTGGCCTCTCCTTGTGACACCTCCAGCAGCCAAATTCCCCTCCTTGCAAGCGCTGAGAAGTTGTGTTTTGGCCATGAAAGTTCAAGTGCTGTGTTTCTCAGTTAGCGgggctctgcagtgcccagggaggcaCAGTGAACACACAGTAGGGATTTTCAGTGTGGTTTCTTGCAGAGGAGTGTGGATGAATTGAGAATTGTGACTTCCAAGGGCTCTCAGTGGAAACCCCAGAAGTTCAAAGCTTTCTCAGTGTGATACTGTAAATATGGGATGGGAGgtttgctgctggtggctgttgctgtcagtgctgcctgtgttagcaggaggctgggagggctctgggtGCCAAGTTCAGGGTCTGTGGCATGAACTGAGGACAAGCACTAAGGCACAACTgtctctctgctcctccctcctccttttccccctgtGAATGCAGCACAGTGAAGCAGTTACTCCTCTGAGAATAAACTATTTCCTTAAGATGCCCTCTTAGAAACTTAAACCAGTTGCTCTAATAACTGTGATTTATTCCCAATGAGCAATTACTGTACCACAAACATGATTAACATCACCCAAAACAAACCACTCTAAggggtatttttgttttcttgtcacAGGACCTCTTTTAGGCTCCTCTATTTGATTTTGGCTTTAAAGGAGCAAATTAAACCAACTTCCCTGGTTGTAAGGTTAATATTCCCTTAGAGTTGAAAATTACTGCTTTTAACATGGCAATTGGCCTTCTCTTAAATCAaaagattttgttgttgttgctgctgttacCTGTAGATTTATTCAGggaagaaagcattttttctttaaatctccttagtttttaaaagcttctttaTCCTGTAGTGAAATATCAGTACCTAAATTCCCTATCACTGCTCTTTCTCAtgatggagctttgagcaacctgatctagtggaaggtgtccttgcccatggcaaggaggagaaaaagatgagtttaaggtcccttctaacccaaaccattgtgtgattccattattttatatttgttattAAATAACCAAATATGTTTTGAGGACTCACTCCCAACAGACACTTGGACACTTGACCTTTAAGTCAAGTGCAAAACCAGGCCTTAAAGAACTTCAAATGCACATAATAAAAGGAATTAACTGGCCTTTATGTGGATCACTTCATCTCAGCACCACTGAACATTATTTTAGCACCAGGCCTCAGCACTCTTTCTCAGTACAGAACTTTAGCAATAAGATTATTTAGGAATTTAATCCACTGGAGTGTGCAGGAGGATATTTTGGCTGAATAGGAGTTAACAAGTTTACAGCTGGAGCAAAACAACAGCGTTTGAACTTGTGACATACATTTCTCAGCAGAGTTGTGTGTATGCTCTCTGTCACATCCAGTGGCCTGGCCAGCAGTATTTGCTCTTATCTGATCTGGATAGAATATGAATTGTACAAAGCTCTTTGTCTGGAAATTCTCTTTCTATTGTGGGAGGCCATGGGGATCACCTGATTCCAGCCCATTCTCCTGCAATGAACAAAGGAACTTCAACTGCACCCAAAAAATGCCTATTTTAGGGTATTTTCTCACAGATTTGTGTATGTATTATGTCACTTCCCTACCCATTTTTCTGCAcaattaaaacaggaaaatatgcAGCAAAGAAGTCACGGAGGACTGATGTAGAAGACCTGACTCCCAACCCCAGAAAACTCCTCCAGATTGGTAACGAGCTGAGGAAGCTGAATAAGGTCATCAGTGACCTGACACCTGTCAGTGAACTTCCCTTAACTGCCAGACCCAGgtcaaggaaagaaaagaacaagttGGCCTCCAGGTATGCATTGGGTAAAGCTGCAGGGATGAGAAAATTTGGATTGTTACAAGTGAATGATAAAGAGCTAAATAATTTTTGCCTGAAGAAATCCTGCTTCatgtggcagctcctgcaatGGCATTTACCAATTTATCCAGTGACAATTACCAGATTATCAAATGGGAATTACCAGTTTATCAAATGGGAATTACCAGTTTATCAAAAAGCTGAGCAGCTGGCACCTTGGGAGCTGTGGTTTGGCTGTCCCCTAGATGAGGATGTGTTTCCACTGGAATTGGCTTCCTCAGCTGTGGGACAGTGATAAATTCCCCAAGTGTCAAATGAGAGCAGATGCAGGTAGCAGAGTGTTTGCAGTGAAGGTGAGTGAGGATGGATGAatttgtgcagcacagctctgggagggaTGGTGGATGAGTTTGTGGCTCTTACTGCTCTGGAATTTCTGGTAGTGTTCTAATTCTTCCCCTCTTCTTGCCATAGGGCTTGTAGACTAAAAAAGAAAGCCCAGTATGAAGCCAATAAAGTAAAACTCTGGGGTCTCAACACGGAATATGGTAAATACAACTCTTCacatgttaatttttcttttgtttgggcAAGTCTGTGTTTTGCACCAGTGATGTAACCTGGCTCATAAAGAGTTGGTACAAAACCAGCCCATTGAATAAAGTGAATGGAAATTGGGTTAGCTGCAATGTTGAGCTATTTTGCAAGATGTAAATTATGTAAATGTTTGCGTGTGCTGTAAATGTTATTGAAAATATTGGTAATGTTTGATGTAAATgattacatttaattttacattaagTGTGATGTGACACCTTTGACACAGATAGCTGTGTGTGGATAACTGTGAATCCCTTCCAGGAGAATGTGATGTAAAGCtagtctttttcttttttctttgcagataaTTTACTCTTTGTCATCAACTCCATTAAACAAGAAATAGTTAATCGGGTGCAAGTACCTAAAGATGACAGAGGAATCAACATGGAGCAAAAGTTGAACATACTTATTAAAGACACTCTTGGTAAGCAGTGAACTTTGTGTATTTAACTGGGTACAAAGACAGAGAATCATAAATgccctgagttggaaggaaccccaaagctcatcccattccactgtcccaggctgatccaagccccaatgtccagcctggccttgggcacttccagggatccagaggcagccacagccagggcctcagcaccctcacaaggaacaattccttcccaaaatcccacctaaccctgccctctggcacattcccccttgtcctgtcactccaggccttGTAAAAATTCTCTCTCCACCTTGTTGTGTTATTCAGACACTAGAAGGGCACAGTGGgctcaccccaaagcttctcctctccaggctgaacaaccccaattctcccagcagagctgctccatccatccctctgacCTCACCACACTCAACCACAAACCATTTCTGGAATACAGAGTGAGCCCAGCTGCGTGCCCATAGGAATGAGGCACGAGCAGTGACTGAGAGCAGTTCTCTCCCCTCCTTTCAGGGCTCCCTGTGGCTGGGCAGACGTCGGAGTTTGTGAACCAGGTGCTGGAGAAGACGGCGGAGGGCGACGCCACGGGCGGCCTGGTGGGGCTGAGGATCCCCACGGCCAAGGTCTAGCTCAGgactcagctgctcctggcccaggtgctgcccctgctgtccAGTTCCTCGGTATAAATGGCAATTCTGCTCTGCATGTCAGCTTAGCATTCTGTACACACTCACCTCTAGGTTCCGTTGGTTTCAAGTAAcagtgtaggaaaaaaaatcacgGCGTGGtagaaaatgctgcagagcaTTTTTGGACCATAAACCAGATCGtttcaaagctgcttttaaGCTCAAGGGCAGAAATGAGAGTTCTCTTTCAAATGATCTAGGACCAGAATATATTTGTTTTAGAAGCAAAAACATGGGTTTGCTAGTGAAAATTTTTAGCATTTGCCAGACATTGTGACAGGTTTATGGTCCAAGTGAAGTAAGAGGAAGCATTTTTTTGGTGAAGCTGTCAATGTAGGgagttttttgttcttttttatttttaaatgattggattttcttttgttgttcttaaaaaaatccagtaagCTTTCTTTGCAACCATTAACTTGTACATAGCACACGCAGCATTAGAGCTAGTGTGCCATataaaactttaattttctgAGCTTAATAGAGTATTTAAATGTCTGTgcaagcaagagaaaaaaaaagtatattctTTGTGCCTTGTATTTTGTGGGGAGAGCTATCAGTATAAGCTGGTAAAGTTTTGTATGAAGAAAACCCTGAGGGGCAAAACCGAGCTGTATAGATGGTGAGATTTTAGGTTTTAATGTATTTGTTCCAGCTCTTAAAAAATTTTTGAATGTATATAGGAATATGTTGAAAAATGTAGATATATGCCACAGAGTCTATGTATTGTATAAAAGATGGCTCTAGAAAACTCAATTTCGGTACTTTGGCCggaagaaaacaaatacttgCACATTAATGCgattgtttatttttgtacCAAAGACAAATGCAACTGATATGGCGAACTGCCAGTCTAAGTAAAGTTTTGCACAGCTTATATGATACTGTACTGaatgtaaaaacaaaagaaaaaaagaaaaaaaattaaaggtcAGGGTTAGGGATCTTACTGaactgtgaatttttttgtttgggtcCAATTATCTACAGAAGGAGCATTCATACATAACAAtattattttgctgttcttgtAGTTCGCTTCCATGGTAGATAAGTTGGTGGCCGTCTTGGAGtctttaaatcttttttctctGCACTTACTGTAGGAGATTTTAATATATTTGGATTTTAGTAAGCTATTGGTAAAATAGTTTTCGACtttgagaatttaaaaaaaaaaaaaagtatttagcTTGTTGTAGTATACTTCCaccaaacaaccaaaataaaattatttttattgtaacGTGTATATatgtaaagaggaaaaaaaaaagagctacaAATATCTAATTCCTTAGTTGCCACTTTTCCAGTTGATGTATTATTATTATGCATGTGATGTTTCCAAGGATCAACACAGgcttcaaacaaaacaaaacaaaaaaaaatttatagacttttatatttttgtacaGGTATTTCGAAACTAGCTTCTTCAGACTTATATGTGACTTATTCTTGTTAATTCAGTAGTTTCTATGATTGAAGAATATTAACACAAAGTTCTTATTTGCTCTTCTGCTAATAAGAGTTGGCTTTGTAGTCAGTGTTAACGTACAGATTAAAAGCTTTAGCCTTTGATGAGAAAGTCCTTTATCTCAAGGCAAGATCATTCTCTGGTTTCATGGACcccccctccttttcctccctgttcTTTCTCTCCCTATTTAAAGTTGACAAAACACTGTTtactgaaaatagaaataccaaatattttcaaatgtagctgctgaaaaaaaaatgcaaaagtcCATGAAGGCTTTCTCCCCACTCCCTTTGGGGAATTTCTCCACTTTGTTTCTAGTTTGTCTAAGTTTGTTTGTACTGTGATTCCTTTTTGTTTATAAGTAGATTATTTTTATATCCAAGCTTGTActataagagaaaaaaacctgaattagTAACAGTGCAGGAAGAGTGGCCCGTGAAGGTGGTGGCCCTGCCACACTCACAGCTTCCTTTGTACCTAAATATTTTGGAAGACTCAAAAGGGAGGAGGAGGCCAAAATACCACTACTGAGCTGTACAGAAAGTCTTTCCTACAAGAGACTGAACAAATACCGAGGGCAATTTAGGCAAAACTTTGTACATCCACTTAAAGCTTGCAAAATCAGAGTGGAATGtgggtgttttgtttgtggTGGTGTTGTTTGGGTGAGGTGAGAATTGGCTGCTGCTTTCTACAGTGGGTCTGGTGTATTCCTCTTGTTCTTGTGGAGCTGCCCTGGACCCCAAAAGCCTCGACAGAGAATGtgtcctgtgagctgcaggctgtgcctgggcagggctggcacacagagcttgtccctgtgctccatcccagccctgcaggcgAGCCAGCATCTCTGAACATTGAGAGAGAGCAGTGAAATCAGGTGAAAACTTCTGTGACAAATTCAACTGACAAGGTATTTAAAAGCTTCCCCCCCAcctccttgtttttttttgtactgCCTGGGAATCCTGGGCAACACACAACTTtatagctttttatttttgtctgaaaacCAGACTATGATTTTGGTCTCGCATTTCAAAGTAGACTTTAAATCTTTAGTGAGTTCCATACCCTCGCATTTCAGTGTTTCCTATGTATTATTTTAAGTTAAAGCTTTGAAATAGTTGAGCTTTTTAATGTTGACACTTTATTTTGTAACtatttatatgtatgtatatcTTAGAAAAgcactttgtttaaaaaaaaaaaaaaaaaaagaggaaaaagaaaaaaaaaagaaactgcgTTTTATATGATTCCTGCCACTTGCTGCTAACTCTGGGCTGGTCAGAATGCTGCAGCGATACTTGAGATAAATAAAACCTGGCAGTAAAATGTAGAGTAAAGATAAGACCTTTTGCTGGTTTAACTTTATCATAAAGGTGACATAGGCAAGCTGTGCAGCTTTACATTTTAACCAGGGGACTCTGTGGCATTTAAACCGTCTAGAAATGGTTGTACTTTAATGCCAGTAACAATCTGCTTCCTCTAGTGtcattaaaatatatacatttagTGTATACTTAtcacaaacaaaaatcttaTAAGGGTATAGAAACCAACAAATGTACATGTTCTGTTCTTTGGCAATTGTGGCATGCGTTTTGGGGTGATCTTTAGAGAAGACCATTTTCTAAAGATTTTCAGTGTTCATACATAGTATGTGGATCTTAACCAAGTCCTGcgttatatttttttttgtttgtttttgagtGTAGGCATTGTGAATATTCACTTTTAATCCTATATCCAAAAACAATGATCTATTTTTTGATTTAATACAACCAGAAGCTCTTCCTTTTTCTGATACACTGGATTCTCTAGGATTTGTTTCCATATTAAAAGCATGCTGTCATAACTGCTCTTGTCGAGATCTCGTCAGTCTGAACGTAGGTGCCACACTTGGAATCGATGGGCTGCTTGTTCTGCTGTACCATGTATGACCCTCgtccttccccctcccttcaTGACAGATGATGATGTGGCTTTATATTGTGCCTTACTTGTACATCTAGAACTAAATGTTTTTCATTCCCTCTGAACTCGTCCAAGCTTCTGAGATGGaatcagagctgctggaagcgTGCTGGAGCGAGTGCGGATAGGGCTGATTTCAGTTTCTCTCAGTAGTCCTTTTGTATTTCTATGGAAGACCAGTTTTTGAATGGCCTTGCAAAACGTGGGGGTGCTCCTGAAGGGTGTTTTtaaaccccaaaccccttttGCTAACGCTTCCTTTTATGGTTTATTGAACACATTTACTGATACTTGGTGagtactttttgttttttgggatgAGAGAGACTTGCTACTAAAGCTATGTTTACGTGTGGATGGGCTGGATTTTCTTATCATACCAGTTGAAATCATTGTGATTTAATAAAGTTGCATTGCTGTAAAGTTGATGTGAGAGTCAGGCTCAGCTGTGTTCAGTTCCTAATTTatagattgatttttttttccatactaAGAGGGCCAGGGAAAagttgggtttttaaaaaaagcaaacaaacaaaaaaacaaccttaaATGAATGAAGGGTCTTTTAACTAACCTAAAAGCAAACAGACACTTTGGAAATGTAGAAGTGTcagtttaaaatttatttttaaaagccaccCTCCCCCAATATTTATCTAATATTTGCCTTCATTAATGAAACAGCTTATTCACAGCTATAACGACTGGATGTGCTTTTCCATAAATCATTTAAAcatagctttttttcttttttttgaaagctCTAAAAGGTTTTATCAGGAGAATTTCCAAGGGTTGTATCCAATCTGCCTCCAGCAGAAATAGCAAATGCAGTTCTGTTCCTCAAACGTGCTTGCTCGTCTTCCTGAAAttctgctgaggcacagcccacTTCTGGAGGAATGTCAGGATCTGTATTTGGCCTTGAGACCCGAGTTTCAAGAGTGCATCTAATCATGATCTGAATTTCTTTTGGAGGCTTCAGTTGGAATCACCTAGTGGAGTGTGCTGCTAGATGTGGTCTTGGCTTGTTGACACAGCCTTGCACACAGCTGAGGTTTATTTTGTTTACCCCAGGGATCGTGTGAAGTACATTTCAAACAGTTGCTGCCTCAGTGACTGATCCTTCTTGTAACTGTATTAAGGGCATTAGTCTGTTGAGAAAACACCACTCTTGAATATCTCCCAATGTAAATTGGGATTCTTCAATGTCATTAATCAAAGATGGCACTTTCAGGCTGTATCTTCTttgcagcaaacaaaaatctgtCTTTCTACAACTTGCATTTCACAATGCCATGTTTTCCCTCCAGTGCTTCTAGGTGTCTTTGCACTCTGAATACAATCCTCAGCCTCTTAGACATCCATGAACTTCCACAGGAGCAAATACTGACTCTGC is part of the Oenanthe melanoleuca isolate GR-GAL-2019-014 chromosome 13, OMel1.0, whole genome shotgun sequence genome and harbors:
- the CREBRF gene encoding CREB3 regulatory factor; the encoded protein is MPQPSVSGMDPPFGDAFRSHLFSEQTLMSTDVLASSSDPDFMYELDREMDYQQSSRDNLLFMEDCKDLENLESFTDILDKEAAFTSKWEQWDTYCEDLTKYTKLTSCDIWGTKEVDYLGLDDFSSPYQDEEVISKTPTLAQLNSEDSQPVSDSLYYPDLLFSVKQNPLNPLLPGKKMASRAAAPVCSSKNVQAEAALSDCAQKASKAGSQPASSTQVMAKSNVCSTEKVNIHVECKDYVKKAKVKINPVPQSRPALSQALADAAKENTCYCGAVAKRQERKGLESPHGHSTAPGLPFKETQELLLSPPQESPGLAVGESSLSASASVSDSSQKKEEHNYSLFVTDTLGEQSAKAEPEEEEEDEDDIEDEDHDEGFGSEHELSENDDEEEDYEDDKDDDISDTFSEPGYENDSVEDLKEMTAISSRKRGKRRYFWEYSEQLTPSQQERMLRPSEWSRDTLPSNMYQKNGLHHGKYAAKKSRRTDVEDLTPNPRKLLQIGNELRKLNKVISDLTPVSELPLTARPRSRKEKNKLASRACRLKKKAQYEANKVKLWGLNTEYDNLLFVINSIKQEIVNRVQVPKDDRGINMEQKLNILIKDTLGLPVAGQTSEFVNQVLEKTAEGDATGGLVGLRIPTAKV